One Eptesicus fuscus isolate TK198812 chromosome 13, DD_ASM_mEF_20220401, whole genome shotgun sequence genomic window, GTGCTATTCTTTCACAGTTTACAGGTGGGAAAGCCTTGCTTTAGGCCACAGTGGAGGTTTGAACCCAGGTAGATTCTGTGATCTTCACCCCTGGAGCAGGACCAGTCCATAGTGATAGCCATGTCTCTGATCAGAAAATGCCcactattaacaaaacaaaacaaaaaaccccaaaaccctCAAAGCCCAAAGCTCTTCTGAAAGAAAGCATTCATTGAGACACGTGCAGCCACAGAAATGACCAGGTCCTGGCACGTGCAGTCCGAACCGCCAGCAGCAGGGCTAGGTGGGGAAGACAACGCGTCCGCCGTCCTGGGATTGACAGAGATCTTTTACACAACGAGTCTGGAGAAGAAAGATCTAAGTTGTTTCGAAAGAATTTGCATTAGCTGTAGATAAGTGGCGTGGGAGAGGTGATGGGGATAGTTCTGAGATAAGAAAGAACTGTTTTATGCTTCTGGATTGGTTGTGGGCAACCGTCTAGAAAGTTCATGCAAAGGCAGGATGCAGTAGTGTGTGGTGGTCGCTATCCTCTCCAGATAAGAGCTCTAATAACCACCTGGAAGCTGATTCAAAGTTTCAACATACATTCAGGAATGTGAGCGATTCTGGTTTTGGCCAGTGGCTCTGTGAACTAATTAACCTCctttctccaccctccccccaccccctcattctCCGGCCTGCTGCAATTTAATTTAGGACATCTCATAATTTTTCTCTTGTCGCCACCTCCCAGGGAACTCACTTTTAGGGATGAGTCTGCAAGACGTGGACTCCCAGGCTGATCACACTGTGACTGGGGCGTGTGGAAGCCTTCCCCACCCACGGAGAGTGGCGGCGGTTTTGGTGGATGATGCTGGTGAGGCATTCACTGCCTGTGACCTCgtgggagccaggccagggctccaGCCTCGGTGCAGCTTTAGACCGCTGGTAGTGGTCTTGTTCTCCTGTGATTCTGGTTAGTTCAGGGTTTTCTCGCCAGGAGGCCAATTAAGTGCAATTAAGAGCAGGCACCTGCACCAGACAGCCTTGCTCTGACTCTGgttccactgctggagggctggGGTCCCTAGGCAGGTTCCCTAGTCACACATGTGCCTCCCCATTTGAAAAGTGTGTGTACTATGAATCCACTGTAGCCACAATAACCTGTTGAAAAGAAGAAAGGACTGTCTGTGAAGGAAGTCAAGGGTTCCTGCGGGAAGCCAGTGAGGACCTTCCGGGTGGCGGCGTGAGGGCTGCAAGAAGTGCCCTCTGCTGTGGCTGGCACTTGGGGAGCCCTGAAGACAGACTCCAGAAGTCGATCATGGGGAAGCGCAATCAGAGGAAGCCGACGCGCCAAACCCACCAACCCCTAGGGCAGAGGTTCCCAAACGTTCCCGGCCTCCTAAGTGTCTCCGTGGTTTTTTTTCGTGGCCCCTGTGGACCCCCAGTTCCATTTAGTAAATAGTTAGGGCCAAACAACATAATAAGTACTCAGtagtcatttgaaaaaaattatacacataggaagatgcaaaaatattttattttatcctcaaatAATCACAGTCACTGGCTAATGGGGCACGTGATGGGCACCGTATAACTTCTCAAAACTTGGAATGGAATTGGGCATCACCACTGTCGTTCCCGTCCCATGTTGCCTTTCCTTGTGGTACTTACTTTTCATCGTGGCAGCTGCCCAAACCCCAGTTCCACAAAGACATTATCatccagccgaaactggtttggctcagtggatagagcgtcggtctgcggactggagggtcccaggttcgattctggtcaaaggcatgtacattggttgcgggcacatcccccagtggggggtgtgcagggggcagctggtcaatgtttctctctcatcgatgtttctagctctctatccctttcccttcctctctgtaaaaaatcaataaaatatattaaaaaaaaaaaaaaaaaagacatcatcaTCCAAAGAAAGATAGCGCTGTCCAAAGTTGAAATTGTGAGGtgaggcccggccggtgtggctcaggggttgagtgtcgaaccaggtcacggttcgattctgggtcagggcacatgcctggtttcgggctccatccccagtcgggggtgtgcagaaggcagctgatcagtaatctctctctccttctcccttcctctctctgaaataaataaaaacatattttaaaaaaagaagaagaaattgtgAAGTGCTCGAGCGGGACTTTGCCAGTTGTCTGACAGATGTTCTGTATCCTGTTTCTCTCAAAGGTTTCCAATATTCCACAGCGTCCCTGTGAGCTCGCCACAGGGCGTGGGGCCTGACATCAAAGATTCTTGTTAGACACCAGCGTCCTGACAGAGGACGctagccctcccctcccccctttcctacTTCATTGCCAGGTTTGTCTCATGGAGGCTGATGACAGGATGGAAACTGAAATCGAAATGAGCCtagccggttaggctcagtggatagagcgtcggtctgcggacagaagggtctcgggttcgattctggtcaagggcatgtaccactTCAAGGTCCTtaaccttaatcacatctgcaaagtcccctttCCCCTGTAAGATCACACATTcataggttctggggattagaatGTGGACATATTTGGGGCCATCATTCCTCCGACGACACTTAGGGACCAGGAAAACAGTGGCAGGTTGGTGTGCAATCCTGCTAGCCACAGGCAGCAGGTCCCGCGTGGAGAGCCCAGTAGGACAGAAGATAAAATCTACTTTTTATGGTTGGCGTGTTTATTGGGAGAGAAACTGCCATTTGAAAGTTCCTGGCCACTTTATGCCTGAGTCCAAGCAGCTGGGAGAGCTGCCCTTGCTGCTGCCTTTCACAGCTGCCAGGCCTGTCCGGAGGCCACGTGGCGAAGGGGGCCTGTGTTGCCACGGCTGCCACGGCTGCCACAACCACTGGGGCGAGGGGCTGAGTTACGGAGGCGTTTCCAGCTTTGGCCTTCATCCTGGAACCATCGAGACCCTGGTGCTGATGTGCGTCTAGCCATCCCTGTCCCGCCACGGCCACGCTCTCTTAGGGGCCCTGGAGGTTCCTGGCTGCCATCTGATCTCGATCTGCAGTCCCTGAGCTATTTCATCACTTTAAACCTTGAAAGGAGAGGAGGTCTCAGATGCTCTTCTCCCAGGGCCACCTTGAGCCCAGCCAGGCAAGGTCCTTTGATGCTCAGCAAAGGAAAAGGGAAGCTTTGGTGGGAtgttgggggtgaggggtaaATGTGGGCTGAGAGTCAGACCTGGAAACAAGCGGAAACTGGGGCAGCGTGGGAAGTGGGAGCAGGGTCTCTGGACCGGCGTGATCAGGCCACTGCCAGATGCTTGTCCCCAGCCGTTCTCAGGATCTTTGAGACTTTGCCTAAAATCTACATTCCAAGGAAGGAGTAACCATCTGGCTTTCCTTGGGCCCTGTGCCTGCAATTTTGTCTcttgaggaggaggggaaggctcCCAACTACAGACCCACCAGCTGGGTTTAAAGTGGCAGGCAACTCTATTTTCTTATACTCGTCctaggacatgcttagagagggagcagggtggggagggaagagaaacatcgatgtgaacaTCGGTTGCCCTCcctacatgccctgactggggggggaggggtcgaGCCTGAgagctaggtatgtgccctgaccaggaatcgaacctgcaacctttctttcttttttttttttttttaaatatattttattgatttcccacagagaggaaaggagagggatagagagccagaaacatcgatgagagagaaacatcgaccagccgcctcccgcaccccccccaccggggatgtgcccgccaccaatgCACatacccctgactggaatcgaacccgggaccccccagtccacaggccaacgctctatccattgagccaaaccggtttcggccgaacctgcaacctttcggtgcacaggacaatgttccaccaactgagcccctccggcagggaggcaggcaactTTGAAGTGGCAGTTTCTCTCACTAACAAGCgaataataaaaaagtagattTTGTTCTCTGCCCAGTAGGTGCTCCCCCGCAGAACTTGCTTCCAGAGTGCCGGCTCCTTGCCTGGCTCCCGTGTGCGTCCCTTAGGACACGGACACACACAGAGCCCCACATCCCCTGAGAACAAGGGCCACTGCGGGGCACAGGGTCAAGCGGAGGCCACTGGAACCCCCTGCGCACTAAAATAATCATCACTTCACTCACTCACCCCAGATTTATTGAGACACTATGATGGGTCAGCAACTCCACAAGGGGTCAAGGATACAAAAGGAGCCAGATAAGAGAGCTTCGGGAACACGTGAGGTGAGACCGCtcggggccctgcccaggcaggaGGCGGTGGTGACCTGGAActaggcagaggcagaggcgggatgggaggaggtgagaggtGGCAGGAGAGTGGACTTAAACGGACCCGGGCCGGgtgtggaggggaggaaggacgCCAGGGTTTGCCTCCCAGGTGGTGCTGTTCAAGGGGGCGGGGACGTGGCGAAGAAGCCACTCGGGGAGAGAGCGAACTCGGGCTGTGTTTGGGGTCTGTAGTTGGTAGTGTTTGGAGGTTACTCAAGTGGACTGTTCGAGAAGGCAAATGGGTGCCCAAACCCAGAGCTCAAAGCAGAGGTCCAGGTGGAAGATAGAGGGTTTCCGTTGCGCCCCACGGCTGGGGATCCCAGAAACTACCTTCCCCCGGGGGGCCCAGCACTCCCTGCCCCTTGCTTTCGAGAAGCAAGCAGTGCAAGAGGGGCACCCGACTCCTCACTTCATAAATGCCCTATTGCTGGAATTTTGGCATGATTACATATTCTGTTTATAAGGTTTTTTAGAGGTTTGAACGTGCTCTTTAGTAAAGCATTAGCCTTTATACTATTGCAGTCTTTTGTAACACATGGTTCCTGTCTTTTAGaacatattgtgcttttataaCAATTAAATTGAAACTCCTCTACTGAAAGGAagttagtatttttgttttggcCAGTTTCATTTTATAAGGTTTTAAAACAGCggccaaagagaagaaaaacgCATCTGACCTTTggagtgtgaccttgggcttctGAAAGCTAGCGGGCTTCGGCCTCTCTGCCATCGGAGACAGGAGTTCCTCCTTGGGGCAGAGTGGTCAGCCTCAGGCCCAGAGACCCTCCCCGTGAGGGGGCCGTGGCTCCAGGGTCTTCTATCAGCCATGCATGACATACACAACAAGTCACCCCCAAACTTAGTGTGAAACAGGACTTCTACTTCTCGCCATTCTGAACGTCAGCAATTGGTGTAGAATCAACGCGGTGGTTGTCTGCTGGTTACACCGGGGTGACTCCGGGGCTCTGTCATCTGGGGCAAGTCCCCCCGGCCTCACTCTCACATCTGGAAGCTGTGCTGGCTCTTGGCTGGGGCCTCCGTTCTCCTGTGTGTGGTCTCTCGTCAGGCAGGACGTCTGCACAGCTGGCCTCAGGCTCCGCGGAGCACAGGTGGACGCTGCGTGGCCCTGCGGCCCGGCCGCAGCTGCACAGCCTCCCGTCCACCGCATTCTGCTGGTCAAAGCACGTCTCAGCCGGCCCAGATTTACAGAGTGGGGAAGTGGGTtccactgctggagggaaggagCGGCAAAGAATCCGTAgccctgcccggctggtgtggctccgtggttaagcgttgacctatgaaccaggaggtcacggattcgattcccggtcagggcacatgtcggggtgcaggctcgatccccagtggaggttgtgccagaggcagccaatcaatgattctggtcattgatgtttccatctctctctctccctctccgttcctctctgaaatcaatcctatataataaagacgtaatatgctaatggtcttTACGCCATGAAGCATAAAGACCAACTAAcaaccggatcacagatcagcaggagggtggggcagcgagctacaagcgggcagcggagagctacaggagcgggcagggcagaaagctatgagggggggtggagggaactacaggagggtggggcagtgggcggagagctactggagggcggcagtgagctactggcgctggatttgtgcgcagggctactagttacaaataaaaagaatttctGGCTCCATTTAATCTACCACAGGTGAGAGTCCCCCCCCCTCAAAATGACCAGAGCAGGTCACTCTGTCCTCAGTAGGCCCACCTCTGACACGCCACCTCCGTTCTCCCTCACAACAGCAACATAAAAGGTTGGCATtcgctctaactggtttggctcagtggatagagcgtcggcctacagactgaaaggccccaggttcgattccggtcaagggcatgtaccttggttgcaggcacatccccagttggaggtgtgcaagaggcagctgatcgatgtttctaactctctttccctttcccttcccctctgtaaaaaatcaataaaatatatatatttttaaaaggttgccATTCATTTTGCAGACCACTCTGCAGAGATTGGTCAGTTAGGAAAGGCATTTGGCCCAGTGACTGATTGCACTGTTGAAGAAGGCCATAGTATATCCCCTATCCCACATGCTGATCTTACCATGTGATGTTGACATTGTAAGAGGTGGGGGTCTTATGTTTCCTTTCCTTGAAACTACTTGGACCTTCATAATAACCTTGACCTATAGAAATGGGCAGAAGTGATGCATGTGACTTCTGAGGCTAGATCATAAAGGACAatacagcccccaccccactggtaCACTTGTCCTTGGAACTTAGCCACCATGTTATGAGGAAGCTCAAGCCATGTGGAGAGGCCCTCTGTGAGTGCTCCAGCCCATAGCCCTAGTgaggccctcagccctcagccagcATCAACCGCCAGTCATGGGAGTGAAGGAGCCTTATGCTAGCTTTCCAGTCTTTCAGCAGAGGCTCTAGACATCGAGGAGCAGAGATAAGCCATCCCTGTTTGCTTTTTCTGAATTCTTGGCCCACAGGAACAAGGAGAGACAATaatgattattaatttttttttaagccactacGTTTGAGGGAACATTGTTATGCTCTGCTATCCTCAGCACTTGGCTAGAATTCTCAAGGTCATCTCCTGATCCAAGAAAGCTGCCGGAGTTCCAACTATCACATCCGCATTCCACACTGAATGCAGAATCCTTAGAAATCCCTTGCAACACATTCTGTTTATATTTCATATGCTAAAATTAAGCCACACTATATGGGCAAGGAAGGCTAGAAATGTTGGCACACGTACCGCTGTGCGGGGTGCAAGGGCCCACCTTTTAGCTGGGCTCGCTGCCATCTAGAGGAAAACCGGGGTTCTGTTTTTGAGGAGAGGAGAATGGATAATGGCTAGGTGGCTCTGGTGCGGGGGCAGGCAACGGAAGAGGGAAATCTTCTCCATGCGGAGGAGCTGGAGCCAGTACATTGACCCCTGCCCACTCAGCCTCCTTGAATGCTTGGGCGCATAGAGTTTCCCATCTACATCGCTCCTTTACAAAGAGTTGACTTCCCTCCCAAAGAAGTGAGGCAGCGAGTCTCCAACCCCACCCTTTCCACGTGGCCAGTGGGCAGCCAGACTTTTGCCTAAAATCCTAACATGCAGCCCTGACCTTATCACTTCCCTGCTCAGCCACCTTCATGGCTCCGGTTTGTTCCGGTTAAGCACAAATGTCGGGGTTTGGTATCGGAGGCCTCGGCCAACTCTTCCACTGTCCTTTGCTTCTACCTCCTCGTCGCGCCTCGCTTCGGGGCCGGCACCCAGGCCTTTATGCAGGCGGGTCCCACTGCCCAGGACACCCTTTGCCCTGTCTGTGCCTGGGAGAACCCCTCCCATTCTCGGCACCCTTCCAGGACCACCCCTCGCCCTCACAGAGCCTTTGCCCGAATTAGAAAAAGGTTCCCTTTATCCGGTGGATGCAGTGCCGTGCCAGGGCTGGAGGAGTGGCCCCCAGGCTGGATCCCACCCACACGTGCCCCTCAGCCAGGCACCGTAAACACCTCGCCCAGCTGTTCCTGGGAAGAGGCCACGTGCCGGGACCACGCCAGCTCCACCAGGAGGTGAGGCTCTTCCTTAGCCCCACGCTGTCTTCAGTGCCCAGGCCCTGATGTGGGGCTGGCTGCTTTCTGCTGTGTTCTCCAGCCAGCTCAGCGCCCACTCCCCCAGGGAACTGAGCTTGCGCCACAGGCCATAGCTCTTGCTCCCCACTCTGGGGGCCAGTCACCACTCCCTTAGTCCTCAGCACGCCCAGGAGCAGAATGGAAAGCCCcactggactgcaagagggaccACTTGGACCACGCCTTAGGAGTGACCCAGATACCAGCTGACTGAGTCAGCTGCTCAGAGCCACTCAGACCTGAGTCTcagaggccccaggctgggcagggaggttCCCTCTCAGCTTACCCTAGCCCTGGGGTCACTGGAGCGCAACCCCGCATCccctcccagaacccaggctgGCCCATTGCCCTGGTCGTGGTGGCCCTGGACCCACTGCTCAGGAATGCACATAGAAGACCTTCCgttttataccttttattttatctgCATCTCTactgtctcctccctcccccaccggccCCTGAGAGGGGGTGGAAGCCCCAGTTGGAAGGGAAGGGACTACTCTTTCCTCCCTGGGAGAGGGACGGTgtcccctgggccaggccctacTGATCAGGGAAGCAGAGGCCTCCATGGCAGAGCAAGGGCATCGTCCAGGAGGCTGGTCAGGCGGAGGCCCCTCGGATGCCCTGTGGCCCTGGGCCCTGTGGATCACCAGGAAAAGGACGAGCAGAGAAGCCCAGAGCGTGTGTGCGTGGCTGACAGAGGCAGACCTGgactttggggggcggggggtgtggagAGCAGGGACCAGGGAACGTGGCCTTGGGTTATAGGGTTGCTGGATGTGGGGTGAGTACACCAGGGAAACGGGGGTGTAGGATGGGGCAAGGCTGTGCTCTAAGAACCAGGCTCCCAGGAGAGGGGCCGTGCTGCAGGGACTGATCAGGGACGGGCCCCAAGAGgccagagggcaggagggcagctgtcaggggggaggatggggacctTGGGTGGGCGGTAGGGCCAAGGCCGTGGTGCTACGGTAACCAGCTCTTCAGCTTCATGGATGTCAGCCCAGCTGGCCATGGCCCCAAACCACCCATTTGTGCTCTGGGTTGCTCCAGGGCTCCCGGGGTGGCCTCAGCCACGCAGGGAAGACCCACAGGAGGCAACAGCTGTCCCCAGGACGCCTCCATTTCAGCCTTCTGGAaacttcctcccctgcccagacAGAAAGACTCCCAAGACAGATCATCTGCCcttgcagggggtggggcctggtggtggtgggcaggagCCATGCTGGGACAGTTCATGGACTCGGCTTCGGTGGAGCCCCGACAGGACCCGGGCTCACTGCCTTTTAGTCTGTGTGGGACCGTCCCTCAGGCAGGGGGGCccttggtggggtgggggaggggccacggggtCTCAGAAGGCACCCTGCCCGTCCCCCTGGCAGCCGCTGTCCCCGTGGACAATGAGCACCGGGAAGTAAAGGGCGTCCTCATAGCACGGCGGGCTCTCCAGGGGCTCCGTGTCCTCCCCGCGGCGCCCCAGCGGCCCCCCACTCAGGCTCCGGAAGACCCCGGGCGTGGCCCGGCCGCCCGCTCCCAGCGAGAGGCGGCTGCGGCTGAAGGGCAGGCGGGGCCcgctgggccgggccgggggcagCGAGTTGCTGCTGACGGAGCGGCGGCAGCGCTGGCAGCCGCGGAGGTAGGCGCCCGAGCCGGCGCCCATGACCACCGCCTCCGAGTAGCTGGGCACCAGCTGCCGGTTGGAGCAGATGTGCCACTCGAGCTCGGTGAAGTCCACGGTGGCCACGCGGGAGAGGGGCGGCGCGCTGGGCGGGGCGCCGGGCGGGGGCGAGCCGGCGCCGAACAGCTTCTCCACCTGGTAGTGCACGTGCGCCGTCCCGCACGCCGCCACCACGCGCAGCGGCCAGGACAGCGTGGCGGCCGACACCAGCCAGAAGACCCAGGCGCGCGCGTACCAGGGCGGGCGGCGCGGGTCGGCGAAGACCATGAGGGAGTCGCGGAAGTCCACGTCCTTCAGGTGCATGCCCTCGCGCGCCTCCAGGTAGTCGTCCAGGCCCTCGTTGGCGCCGAAGAAGCGGGCCCGCTGCGTGAGGTACGAGGCCTCGGCCTCGGCGCTGCCGAAGCTGAAGCACTTGGTGAAGCGCAGGCGCGTGGCCGCGTGCTCAGCCAGGCCCACCAGCTCCTTGGACACGTCGCGGACGCCGTGCGCCGAGTAGTCGAACTCGGCGCGCGCCGTGCGGCTGTCGGCGCGCTCGTGGTAGACCTGCGTGGTGGTGTAGGCGTCGCCGTTGCGGTAGCGGGTGATCTGGCGGGTGCGCCGCACGTAGTGGTAGCTGGTGGCCTTCCACCAGACGCAGGGCGGCGCCTGCTGCAGCCGGCGGATCAGCGCCAGCACCGTGTGCGCGTCGGTGCGCGGCGCCTGGCAGGACCGCATGTGGCAGTGCCAGCACTCGGCCAGGtagaggaggtagaggagggagACGAAGGCCAGGGGGATGTACAGGTAGCCATCCGAGCAGGGGCTGGCGGGGTAGGTGGGCGGCGGGGCCCCGGCCCCGCGGGCCAGGGCTGCCTCGGGCCCCAGGACCAGCCTCGGCACGGTAGCCAGGCGACACCAGGCCACCACGGCGCCGCAGGAGTGGATGAGCAGCGTGAGGAGCAGGCACTTCCAGTGGGACTCGCGGCACAGGGAGCTTCCCAGGGACTGTTTCAGGGGCCGCTGCTGCAGGGcgggcagagagggaggcagcGTCAGGGCGGCTGTCACTTGTGCCTGCCACGCCACTCCAGCCCAGCGAAGGAGGTGGTCTGTTGCTCCCcactctacagatgaggaaactgaggctctgagagattGAAGAACCAGCCCCAGGCCTCTCACCCTTCTAGCTAACTCGCAGGAGAGCtgcaggactcaaacccaggcctAGCTGCCCCGAGTCTATCTGGGCGGGGTCATTTCTCAGCCAAGGGCATCTAGGACAAAACGGACCCATCCCTGCCAAGAGAAGGAAGAACCctctaactggccattgagaaaactgAGTTCTGGCCCGGCTCTGCCCCAAACTTGCGGTGTGGTCTTGGTCATATCCctgtcctctctgggcctccatcccAGACCTGCAGGTGTGGgaggccagggtggcaggggcccTAAGGGTAAAGAGCACCGGCTTTGGAGCCGACTGTCCCGGCCCCCGGgctggctccaccacttactgTATGACTTGGGCAGGTCCCTCATGCTTTCtggacctcaatttcctcatctgtgcactGGGGTTGTTGAGAGGATTCAATGAGATCATATGTGTGAAGAGCTCAGCACAGGGTCTGGCCGTGGGAATAAATATTATTACTGTCACCCTGAGACTCCCTCCGGCCCTGTGGTTCCACTAGGGACAGCAGGAGACTTGGGAGA contains:
- the TMEM151A gene encoding transmembrane protein 151A — translated: MPEGGGGDGGEVPALITDGEPLREEQRPLKQSLGSSLCRESHWKCLLLTLLIHSCGAVVAWCRLATVPRLVLGPEAALARGAGAPPPTYPASPCSDGYLYIPLAFVSLLYLLYLAECWHCHMRSCQAPRTDAHTVLALIRRLQQAPPCVWWKATSYHYVRRTRQITRYRNGDAYTTTQVYHERADSRTARAEFDYSAHGVRDVSKELVGLAEHAATRLRFTKCFSFGSAEAEASYLTQRARFFGANEGLDDYLEAREGMHLKDVDFRDSLMVFADPRRPPWYARAWVFWLVSAATLSWPLRVVAACGTAHVHYQVEKLFGAGSPPPGAPPSAPPLSRVATVDFTELEWHICSNRQLVPSYSEAVVMGAGSGAYLRGCQRCRRSVSSNSLPPARPSGPRLPFSRSRLSLGAGGRATPGVFRSLSGGPLGRRGEDTEPLESPPCYEDALYFPVLIVHGDSGCQGDGQGAF